The Paramisgurnus dabryanus chromosome 1, PD_genome_1.1, whole genome shotgun sequence genome includes a window with the following:
- the LOC135779056 gene encoding ladderlectin-like — protein MAVMRALVLLFLVFSVESAPAEEDCPYGWTPFGVQCYKFFSQSVNWATAEKNCQSVDANLASMRNTVEHNFLLSLVSATTSAWVGGHDGEIDGQWLWSDGSQFDFTSWCSGEPNNYQGNPENCLVINFGKNRCWNDGQCSSEMSYICAKPLRS, from the exons ATGGCAGTCATGAGAGCTCTTGTGCTGCTTTTCTTGGTCTTTTCTGTTGAGAGTGCACCAG CTGAAGAAGACTGCCCATATGGATGGACACCTTTTGGTGTGCAATGCTACAAATTCTTCTCTCAGTCAGTTAACTGGGCCACCGCTGAG AAAAACTGTCAATCTGTTGATGCAAATCTTGCATCTATGCGCAATACAGTGGAACACAACTTTCTCCTGAGTCTTGTGTCTGCTACCACATCTGCTTGGGTTGGTGGTCATGATGGTGAAATT GATGGACAATGGCTGTGGTCTGATGGATCtcagtttgactttaccagctgGTGCTCTGGAGAACCTAACAATTATCAGGGTAACCCTGAGAACTGCCTCGTGATAAACTTTGGCA AAAACCGTTGCTGGAATGATGGGCAGTGTTCATCCGAAATGAGCTACATTTGTGCCAAACCTCTGAGATCGTGA
- the LOC135774911 gene encoding galactose-specific lectin nattectin-like has translation MAVMRALVLLFLVFSFRNAAAEENCSDGWTHFGMKCYKFFFHSVDWATAEKNCQSIDANLASVRNTMENKFLLSLIVPADTRAWIGGHDAEMEGQWLWSDGSQFDFTHWCPREPNNKGGTEHCLEINYTTSHSWNDAPCSTKLSYICGKPLGS, from the exons ATGGCAGTCATGAGAGCTCTTGTGCTTCTTTTCTTGGTCTTTTCTTTTAGGAATGCAGCAG CTGAAGAAAACTGTTCAGATGGATGGACACATTTTGGTATGAAATGCTACAAATTCTTCTTTCATTCGGTTGACTGGGCCACAGCTGAG AAAAACTGTCAATCTATTGATGCAAATCTTGCATCTGTGCGCAATACAATGGAAAACAAATTCCTCCTGAGTCTGATTGTGCCTGCTGACACACGTGCTTGGATTGGTGGTCATGATGCTGAAATG GAAGGACAATGGCTGTGGTCTGATGGATCTCAATTTGACTTTACACACTGGTGCCCTAGAGAACCTAACAATAAAGGTGGTACAGAGCACTGCCTGGAGATAAACTATACTA CTAGCCATTCCTGGAATGATGCGCCCTGTTCAACCAAACTGAGCTACATTTGTGGCAAACCTCTGGGAtcatga
- the LOC135774910 gene encoding C-type lectin lectoxin-Lio3-like translates to MKCYKFFSQSVNWATAEKNCQSVDANLASVHNTDEHNFLLNLIVPATTSAWVGGHDGEIDGQWLWSDASQFNFTSWCSGEPNNYQGNPENCLQINFTNNSCWNDGQCSSEMSYICAKPLRSFIMAVMRALVLLFLVFSVESAPAEEDCPYGWTPFGVQCYKFFSQSVNWATAEKNCQSVDANLASMRNTVEHNFLLSLVSATTSAWVGGHDGEIDGQWLWSDGSQFDFTSWCSGEPNNYQGNPENCLVINFGKNRCWNDGQCSSEMSYICAKPLRS, encoded by the exons ATGAAATGCTACAAATTCTTCTCTCAGTCCGTTAACTGGGCCACCGCTGAG AAAAACTGTCAATCTGTTGATGCAAATCTTGCATCTGTGCACAAtacagatgaacacaactttcTCCTGAATCTGATTGTGCCTGCTACCACATCTGCTTGGGTTGGTGGCCATGATGGTGAAATT GATGGCCAATGGCTGTGGTCTGATGCATCTCAGTTTAACTTTACCAGCTGGTGCTCTGGAGAACCTAACAATTATCAGGGTAACCCTGAGAACTGCCTACAGATAAACTTTACCA ATAACAGTTGTTGGAATGATGGGCAGTGTTCATCCGAAATGAGCTACATTTGTGCCAAACCTCTGAGATC ATTCATCATGGCAGTCATGAGAGCTCTTGTGCTTCTTTTCTTGGTATTTTCTGTTGAGAGTGCACCAG CTGAAGAAGACTGCCCATATGGATGGACCCCTTTTGGTGTGCAATGCTACAAATTCTTCTCTCAGTCAGTTAACTGGGCCACCGCTGAG AAAAACTGTCAATCTGTTGATGCAAATCTTGCATCTATGCGCAATACAGTGGAACACAACTTTCTCCTGAGTCTTGTGTCTGCTACCACATCTGCTTGGGTTGGTGGTCATGATGGTGAAATT GATGGCCAATGGCTGTGGTCTGATGGATCtcagtttgactttaccagctgGTGCTCTGGAGAACCTAACAATTATCAGGGTAACCCTGAGAACTGCCTCGTGATAAACTTTGGCA AAAACCGTTGCTGGAATGATGGGCAGTGTTCATCCGAAATGAGCTACATTTGTGCCAAACCTCTGAGATCGTGA
- the LOC135779053 gene encoding galactose-specific lectin nattectin-like isoform X2, with protein MAVMRALILFLVFSVESASVEENCPYGWTHFGMKCYKFFSQSVNWTTAEKNCQSVDANLASVHNTDEHNFLLNLIVPATTSAWVGGHDGEIDGQWLWSDASQFNFTSWCSGEPNNYQGNPENCLQINFTNNSCWNDGQCSSEMSYICAKPLRSC; from the exons ATGGCAGTCATGAGAGCTCTAATTCTTTTCTTGGTCTTTTCTGTTGAGAGTGCATCAG TTGAAGAAAACTGCCCATATGGATGGACACATTTTGGTATGAAATGCTACAAATTCTTCTCTCAGTCAGTTAACTGGACCACCGCTGAG AAAAACTGTCAATCTGTTGACGCGAATCTTGCATCTGTGCACAAtacagatgaacacaactttcTCCTGAATCTGATTGTGCCTGCTACCACATCTGCTTGGGTTGGTGGCCATGATGGTGAAATT GATGGCCAATGGCTGTGGTCTGATGCATCTCAGTTTAACTTTACCAGCTGGTGCTCTGGAGAACCTAACAATTATCAGGGTAACCCTGAGAACTGCCTACAGATAAACTTTACCA ATAACAGTTGTTGGAATGATGGGCAGTGTTCATCCGAAATGAGCTACATTTGTGCCAAACCTCTGAGATCGTGTTAA
- the LOC135779053 gene encoding galactose-specific lectin nattectin-like isoform X1 yields MAVMRALILFLVFSVESASGSTFRGVAGRSRDFAGKVEENCPYGWTHFGMKCYKFFSQSVNWTTAEKNCQSVDANLASVHNTDEHNFLLNLIVPATTSAWVGGHDGEIDGQWLWSDASQFNFTSWCSGEPNNYQGNPENCLQINFTNNSCWNDGQCSSEMSYICAKPLRSC; encoded by the exons ATGGCAGTCATGAGAGCTCTAATTCTTTTCTTGGTCTTTTCTGTTGAGAGTGCATCAG GATCGACATTTAGAGGAGTAGCTGGGCGTTCTCGAGACTTTGCGGGTAAAG TTGAAGAAAACTGCCCATATGGATGGACACATTTTGGTATGAAATGCTACAAATTCTTCTCTCAGTCAGTTAACTGGACCACCGCTGAG AAAAACTGTCAATCTGTTGACGCGAATCTTGCATCTGTGCACAAtacagatgaacacaactttcTCCTGAATCTGATTGTGCCTGCTACCACATCTGCTTGGGTTGGTGGCCATGATGGTGAAATT GATGGCCAATGGCTGTGGTCTGATGCATCTCAGTTTAACTTTACCAGCTGGTGCTCTGGAGAACCTAACAATTATCAGGGTAACCCTGAGAACTGCCTACAGATAAACTTTACCA ATAACAGTTGTTGGAATGATGGGCAGTGTTCATCCGAAATGAGCTACATTTGTGCCAAACCTCTGAGATCGTGTTAA